DNA from Coriobacteriaceae bacterium:
CCGTTTTGCGCGCAAATCATATTGACGATGTCTTCCTCGCCCTTGTGGGACTCGACGATACGGCGACAACGACGCCACTCCGCACAGGATGCGGAGCAGATGGGGATAACCTTGCGCAGCGTATCTATCGTCTCACGTGCCGCGCGGCTATCGGTATAAGGTCCAAAATAGCGCGTTCCCGGCTTATGACGCTCACGCGTGTATTTGATAGCGGGATACAGGTCGCCCTTTGTAATGGCGATAAAGGGGTAGCTTTTGTCATCCTTGAGGTCGACGTTAAAGTACGGATGGTACTGACCAATCAAATTGCGCTCGAGCACCAACGCCTCGTGCTCGGTCTCCACCACGATATAGTCGAAGCTCGCCACCAGCTGCATCATCAGCGGGATCTTCTGGCGCTCGTCCTGCAGCGTCACGTACTGACGCATACGGGCGCGCAGGTTTTTCGCCTTGCCCACGTAGATGACATCGCCCTTGGCGTCTTTCCAAAGGTAGCAGCCGGGCTGCGTGGGAACGCGCGAAACCTGCTCGGCAAGCGTTGGAATGTTGTCGTGACCGGCCACGCGCACCTACTTGCGACGAATCAGCGCCGAGACCTCGGGCATCTTAAGGACGACGGCAAGGCCAAAGGTAACAGCAAGCGAGACGACACCCGCAACGCAAACGTAGCCAAGAGTAATCAGAATCGAGCCGCCAAGTGCCCCGACAAAGTGCTCAAGCGCCCGCATGACGCCGGCGCCTGCGGCAGCACCCAGGCCACCGAGCAAAAGGCCGAAGAAACCGCCATGCAGGATAGATTTAACCTGAAGACCACGCAGGCGACGACGCAGCCACCACAGCGAGCAACCGACCAAGATCACGTAGTCGACGACATACGAAAGCGCGATTGCCGGCATACCGAAGCCCAGCACAACGCCAAACAGCAGAACCGAGCCGGCCTGGCCGATGGCGGAATACAGACAATAGCGGCTATAGGGCTTCATGTCGAGCAAGGCAGAGAAGCTCTTCTGCATCAGCACGACCACGCCGTAGAGCGGCAGGGAAAGTGCCAGGTAGATAAGGAACTCCGACACCAGCGCCACACCGGACTCATCGAACTTGCCAGCGCAGTAGATCATGTTGAGCGGACGCGCGAAGACAATCAGGTACAGCGCGAATGGAATCAGGAAGAACAGCATCTGGGCGACGCCACGCGAAATGCCCGTGCGGACGCTGTCGTAATCCTTCTCCTGTGCGTCGTGAGAGAGCTCGGTATAGAGCGCCGTCGAAAGCGAGGCGGCAATCAGCGCGTAGGGCAGCGTGTACCACAGGCGCGCATAGGCGATGACGGAAGGACCAGTCTCGGGCTGGACCACCAGCGCAGCAGCGTTGGTGATAGAAGTCGAGACAAACATGCACACCGTGGCGAGCAGCGTCGGGATACCGAGCGCAATCGTCTGGCGCAGTGCGGGGTCCTTAAAGTCGATATGGATATGGGGATGCACGCCGTGCTTGCCAAGCGCGGGGATCTGACATGCCATCTGAACAAAGACACCGAGGGTCGTACCGGCCGCAATCAAGATGATGCCGGCACGTTCGCCAAACTGTGCGGACACGGGCGCAAAGCCCATAAAGCTCGCAATGACGATCACATTGTTGAGGACCGGGGCAAACGTCGACCAGAAGTAGTCGCGGTGTGCGTTGAGGACGCCCGAAAACACCGAGCCCAAACCATAAAACAGAATCTGGATGGCAAAGAAACGGAACATGAACGCAGCGGTATCCATGCTGCCGCCGTCACCCGAAAGGAACGATTGCGTCCAGATAAAGCCCGGGGCGAACACGGTCCCCAGCAACGAAATGCCACCCAGCACCAATAGCAGAATACCGAGCAGGTTGCCCACGTACTCGTTCGAGGCCTCGCGACCCTGCTCACGCCTCACGCCCATGTACACGGGCAAAAACGCCGTCACGAGCATGCCGCCCATCACGAGTTCGTAGAGCATATTGGGCAGGTTGTTGGCGACCTGATAGGAAGACGAGAGCAGCGACATGCCGATAGCGGCCGCCATTGCCCACGTGCGGATAAAACCGGTGACGCGAGACACGATGGTCAGGATGGTCATAAGCCCGGCGGAACGACCAACCGTGGAGTAGTCCGACGAGCCCATGTCGTCAGTGTCATCTCGCGACGAAGAAGCTTCGGATGAGGGTGTCTGAGGCGCAGATTCTTCTGCAAAATGAGCTCCGCGCTTCAATTCTTCCTGCGGCATCGCTCAGTCCTCTCTCGTAATCGCGGCAAACGTCGCCCCGCAAAATGCAATTAAATCATCGGGTGCAAGCTCGAGCTGATAACCACGCTTGCCTCCCGAAATAAAAATGGTATCCCAAAGGACACACGTCTCATCAATGAGCGTCCGGTAGCGTTTTTTCATACCGACCGGGCTGCAGCCGCCGCGAACGTAGCCAGTCGCCGCAAGCAAATCCTTCACATGCATCATGGCCAAGGACTTCTCCCCCGCGGCACGCGCGGCGGACTTTAGATCGAGCTCGTCGGCAACAGGAATGCAGCACACGACATAGTCGTTGGACGGTGTCACGCAGACCAAAGTCTTAAATCCTTGACCGGGCTCCTCGCCAAGCTGCTCCGAAATCGCGACCCCCAGGCCCACCGACTCATCACCATCGTCTTCGTACGTATGTAGAACATAGGAAATGCCGGCGCTTTCCAGCTCGCGCATCGCATTGGTTTTTGGCGTCTTTACAGCCTTTGCCATGACATATCCTTTCCCTCGCATTCGGACGTAAGGATTAAGTATATGTCCAATTCGGCTGCATACGTCACTTCGGCACAGCAAGCGCCATCGAATCACAAGGAGTCGATGGCGCCCATAAACTGAATCGTCTATTTATTGAGCATCAAGTTGAGCCTGACGCTCCCGGTCACGCCTGAGCAACGGCGCCAAAAACTTGCCCGTATAACTCTGCGGACAGTCCGCAACCTGCTCCGGTGTGCCCGAAACCACGACGGTTCCGCCGCCGTTACCGCCTTCGGGACCCATATCGATCAGGCGGTCGGCAACCTTGATGACATCAAGGTTGTGCTCAATCACCAGCACTGTGTTGCCCGCATCGACCAAGCGCTGCAGCACATCGAGCAGCTGGCGGACGTCCTCAAAATGAAGGCCGGTCGTCGGCTCGTCCAAAATATAGAACGTCTTGCCCGTCTGGCGTCGATGAAGCTCCTTGGCGAGCTTCACACGCTGTGCCTCGCCGCCCGAGAGCGTCGTGGCGGGCTGGCCCAGGCTCACGTAGCCCAAGCCTACATCGTACAGCGTCTGGAGCTTGCGCTTAATCTGCGGGATATTCCCAAAGAAGGCCAGCGCCTCGGTGACGCTCATGTCGAGCACGTCCGAGATGGTCTTGCCACGGTAGGTGACCTCGAGTGTCTCGCGGTTGTAGCGTTTACCGCCGCAAACTTCGCAGGGAACGTAGATATCGGGAAGGAAGTGCATCTCGATCTTGATCTGTCCGTCGCCCTTGCACGCCTCACAGCGCCCGCCACTCACATTAAAGGAGAAACGACCCGGCGAGTAGCCGCGCGCCTTCGACTCCGGCGTACTCGCAAACAGCGCGCGAAGATCATCCCACAGGCCGATATAGGTAGCAGGGTTGGAACGCGGCGTGCGGCCAATCGGCGACTGGTCGATATCGATAACCTTATCGATACACTCGATGCCCTCGATTTTCTTATACGGACCCACAGGGCGCGTCGAACGGTGAATGGCATTCGTAAGGGCAGGCGCAATAGTGTCGGTAACCAGGGAGCTCTTGCCCGATCCCGACACGCCGGTAACAACCGTAAGCGTACCAAACTCGATCTTGGCAGTGACATTTTTGAGGTTGTTGGCTCGAGCGCCCGTAATTTTAAGGCAGCCGCGACCGGGCTTGCGCCGTTCATCAGGCACCCGAATCATTCGTTTGCCGGTCAGATAAGCGCCCGTCATCGACTCAGGACACGCCATGATATCAGCAGGCGTTCCCGCCGCGACTACGTGCCCGCCGTTGACACCGGCGCCGGGCCCCATGTCGATCACGTAGTCGGCGGCACGGATTGTATCCTCGTCGTGTTCGACGACGATAACGGTATTGCCGATATCGCGCAGGCGCTCGAGCGTCTTGATCAGGCGCTCGTTGTCACGCTGATGAAGACCGATCGAGGGCTCGTCCAGAATATAGAGCACGCCCATGAGACCCGCGCCGATCTGCGTTGCCAGTCGAATACGCTGTGCCTCGCCACCGGAAAGCGTCGCCGAGGCACGATCGAGCGTCAGATAGTCGAGTCCAACATCGACCAGAAAACGCAAGCGCTCCAGAATTTCCTTGACGATACGACCGCCGATAAACTGTTGGCGCTCGGTGAGTTCCAGGCCCTCAAAAAACTCGAGCGATTCACGGCACGACAGGCAACAAACCTCGTAAATGGACTTGCCGCCCACGGTGACGGCGAGCATCTCGGAGCGCAAACGAGCGCCGTGGCAGGTCGAGCACGGCTCCTCGCGAATGTACTTCTCCAGGCGCGCCTTGGTGTTCTCGTTCGTCGTCTCGGTATAGCGTTCGTACAGGATGTTGCGAACGCCCGAAAACTTGGTATCCCACTGGCTGCGACGTCCGTCGAGCTTTTGGTAGTCGACCGAGATCTTCGTATCGCCCAGGCCATCCAAGAATGCACGACGCACGCGAGGGGGCAAGTCCTCCCACGGCGTATCAGCGCTCACCTTAAAGTGTTTGCAGACCGCAGCAAAAATCTGCGGATAGTAGTTCGAATTGCCAAACAGGCTACCAAAGACTCCGTCGGCAATGGACTTCGAGGGATCCTCAATCAGCGCCTCGGCATCAACGGTTTTCTTAAAGCCCAGGCCGTCGCACTCAGGACATGCGCCATAGGGAGCGTTAAACGAAAAATCACGCGGCTGAAGATCGTCAATGGAGTGTCCATGCTCCGGGCACGCCAAGGCCAACGAATACTCCAGCAGCTCGCCCTCGGTCCCCTCGGGAGCGTCGCGGTCGGGCAGCAAGTATACGTTCACATTGCCGTGCGCCAGCGCAGTCGCCTGTTCAACGGACTCGGCGATACGGCCCAGCGAGTTCTCGCGAATCACGATGCGATCGACCACGACCTCGATATCGTGCTTGAACTTCTTGTCCAGATCGATCGGATCGTCGAGCGAGCGCACTTCACCGTCGACACGCACGCGGCTAAAGCCCTCGGCGCGAAGGTCCTCAAACAGTTTGGTGTACTCGCCTTTTCGCCCGCGTACCACCGGTGCCAGCACAAACGCGCGGCGGCCCTCCCCCGCCGCCAAGACCTTGTCGGCAACCTGATCGGTCGTCTGACGCTCAATGACACGGCCGCATTCGGGACAGTGCGGGGTGCCCACACGGGCGAACAGCAGGCGCAGATAGTCATAAATCTCGGTTACGGTGCCAACCGTCGAGCGCGGGTTCTTGGATGTCGTCTTTTGATCAATTGAGACAGCCGGCGAAAGGCCGTCGATTGAATCCAAGTCGGGTTTGTCCATCTGGCCCAAGAACTGGCGCGCATAACTCGAAAGGCTCTCGACGTATCGACGCTGGCCCTCGGCATAGATAGTGTCGAATGCCAGCGAACTCTTGCCCGAGCCAGAAAGACCGGTAATGACCACGAGTTGGTCACGCGGAATGGAAACATCGATATCACGGAGGTTGTGCTCACGAGCGCCGCGAATAACGATAGAAGAATCAGACATGGAAGCTCCTTGCCTCCTATTGCATCGAATCATACTGCCGATGAGTTTAGCGCACTCGACGCGCACAGATGTTCGTAATACAAGATTCGCAGACCTTTAGCTTTGCGTATCGGGCGCTTTGTTTCTCGAAATGCCGTGGAAAGGTTACAGTAATCTAATACTGAACTTAATTTGCTGTACCAGAGGAACGTCCATGACCGAAGATATCCCCCTTGAAATCACTTCGAGCGACATGGCCAATCTGCCCATATTCATCGCCGTCCTTATCGTGGCCATCGTCGTGGTGCGCGTGTATTTTTCAATCAAACGCAACGAAAAGCCACCCATTGCCCGCGTCTTTTGGTGCGCGACGCTCCTCATCCCGCTCGGCGTGGTAGCTGCATGGGTTACGAATCAATTGCTCGTAAATGAGGGCAGCTCCCTATGGGTCCTTTCTTATTCGGCGCTCGGTGCTGCCGCCGTCATGCTTCTTGTCGAGCCCTTGGTTTCGGGACTTATCGACCAAACCGACCTTACGACGGGAACGGTTGCCTGTATTTGCCGTGACATCCTTGTCATCGCCGCTGTTTCAGCGCTCTCGTTCGTTTCACTCGAAATTGCCTGCAACGAAACGTTCTATCGCATTCCCGCCAACTCATTCGGGTTTTCCGTCGGGCTGCTCGCGACGGTTCTGCTCTCCCTTTATTTGCTGGGACAGCGTCATGGAGGCGTCATGGCCCTCGTGCCCGTCGTCTGTTGCATCCTTGGCATTGCCGAGCACTTCGTCATAACGTTTAAAGGCGAAGCCATCCTGCCAAGCGATATCTTGGCCCTTGGCACCGCAATGGAAGTGAGCGAGGGATACGAGTTTACCTTTACCGCCGGAATCGTAACCTCTCTCGCCCTGCTGGAGATTTCCCTGGGGCTTCTTTCGCTCATCCGACCGCGAAAGCTCCGTACGCCCACCCATGTCTTCCCCGCTATCGCCGCTAACCTCTGTGCTTTTCTGCTAGTGACCGTTGTGGGGCTCTCAGGCTTTTCCAACATCGACTTGGAGCAGGCGCTGGATTTTGGATTTGACCGTTGGCAGCCCATCACCACGTATGCGTCTCAGGGTTTTATCACTTCGTTCACCGAAATGGTCAACGAGTTGCCCATTGAGAAGCCCGAAGACTATACGCCCGATGAGGCGCAGAGCATCGAGCAGGAGCTCGCCACCGTCTACGACAGCACATATGGCTCGAGCGAACAGCGCGCGGCGGCCGTTGCCCAGTTCAATGAAATCAAGCCGACGATTGTTGCCGTCATGAACGAGAGTTTTAGCGACCTTTCGTGCTTTGAGCAGCTCCAGACGGCCGGGTACACCGGCCCCGCATTCTACAACTCGCTTCCCGACACACTTGTTCGCGGCACCATGCTCGCTTCGGTCGCCGGTGGCGGAACGGCGAACTCCGAATTCGAATTTTTGACCGGAGCGACAACGGCCTTTGTCGGATTAGGCAAAATCCCCTATCAGCTGTATCAGATGAATGGCGTCAACAGCCTGGCAAAGGACCTTAAAGAGCTTGGGTATACCGCTACCGCTATGCACCCGCAAAACCCCGTCAACTACCATCGAGATAAAATCTATCAGCAGCTGGGCTTTGGAGACTTTCTTTCAATCGGCGATTTCGAAGGTGCGCCCTATTACCATGCCGGCGTATGCGACTACGCCACCTACGACAAGATACTCGACCTGCTTAGAACCGACGAAGCCCCGCAGTTCATCTTTGACGTCACGATGCAAAATCACGGCGGCTACGACTATGGCACCGTTCCCGCCGAAGAGCTGACAAACTATTGGGTCGAGGGAGCCAGTGAGGGTGCCAACAGCGCGCTCAACACCTATCTCACCTGCATCAACGCATCCGACCGGGACCTCGAGTACTTTATCAACGAACTCCGCAATATCGGCAGACCGGTTGTTCTTGTCTTTTTTGGCGACCATCAGCCGAGCGCCGCAACGACTCTCAACGACGAGCTGTACCCTCAGGAAGATACGGCAAGCCACGCTTTCCGTATCTATCAGTCGACATATCTCGTCTGGGCTAACTATGAGATCGCCGGCAATACCGAGCTCAACGTCTACGACACCGTCGGGGCAAACGAGATTGCAGCCATTACCCTTAATAAGATCGGCGCCCCGCTCACCAATTACCAAAAGGCCCTGCTTGCGACAAGGTCAGATGTGCCCACCATCAATGTCGCCGGCTATCTCGGTGCCGACGGGCTGCGCTACGACTTGGAATCGGAAGACAGCCCCTACGCCTCGACGATCGACAAGCTGCAGCGCATGCAATACTTCGAGTTCGCCAGCAAAGTTCAGTAAGCACGCCCATTCGCTTGAGCCCATCGTATTGCAAGCACGCTCGGCCCAAACGCATCGCAAATGACTCCCGCTCGCAAACGAGGGTACAATGACGCTCGTGTCACATCGCGGGGCCCCGGCCCCAGCATATACAAAGGAGTCATACATGGGTTGCGAACACGCACAGGCCGCCGGCGGACAAACGTCGCCGTCGCAATTTGAGGAGAACACGCTGTCCGAGGTCAAGCGCGTCATCGCCGTGCTTTCCGGCAAGGGCGGTGTCGGCAAGTCGTTTGTCACCGGTGCCATCGCCACCGAGCTTGCCCGTCACGGCCACAAGGTCGGCGTCCTCGATGCCGACATCACCGGTCCCTCTATCCCCAAGATGTTCGGTATGAGTGGACGCCACGTCCATGCCCTTGGCAACCTTATGCTGCCCGAAATCTCCGAGCACGGCGTCAAGGTCATGAGCTCCAACCTGCTGCTCCAAAACGAGACCGACCCCGTCCTTTGGCGCGGTCCGGTCATCGCAGGCGCCATTAGGCAGTTCTGGAGCGAGACCTCGTGGGGCCCCATCGACTACCTACTGGTCGACATGCCTCCGGGAACAGGCGACGTCGCGCTCACCGTCTTCCAGTCGCTGCCGGTCGACGGCATCGTCATCGTCACGAGCCCGCAGGATCTGGTCTCGATGATCGTCGCCAAGGCGGTCAACATGGCCGAGAAGATGAACGTCCCCATTCTGGGCATTGTCGAGAACATGAGCTATATTGAGTGCCCCGACTGCGGCAAGAAGATCGAGGTCTTTGGCAAGAGCAAGCTCCCCGAGGTCGCAGAGCGCTATAACCTCGACATCTTGGGCCAGCTTCCCATTAATCCGGCACTCGCCGAGGCCTGCGATAAGGGCGAGGTCGAGACCGCGCTGCCCGATGGCATGTTGCCCAAGGCAGTCTCTGCCGTCGAGGCTATTACCCCGCACGAGACCGACGAGGCCTAAGTGAACACGAGCGCCCTCTATGACGTCTTGGTAATCGGCGGCGGGGCTTCAGGCCTCGCCGCCGCCATTACGGCCGCACGCGCTGGCAAAAGCGTCTGCATCGTTGAGCGCGATGTCGCCTGCGGCCTCAAGCTCCTTGCGACCGGTAACGGCCGCTGCAACCTCTCCAACGAATCGATTGATCCTCAGCGGTATAACCACCCCGCATTCGTCGAATCCGTCATGGGCCCCCAGCCCGAACAAGAGCTTATGGGGTTCTTCTCCTCGCTGGGTATCATGACAACCTCCGAGGAAGGCCGGCTGTACCCGCGCTCCCTTCGCGCCGAATCGGTGCGCGACGCGCTTCTCAGCGTTTGCGACCGCCTAGGTATCACCTTAATCTGCGGAGCCAACGTTGCCTCGGCGCACAAAGCTTCCGAAGGCTGGGCACTCCAAATAGACCGTCCAGCGCGGCCGCTCAAGGCAAAAAAGCACGATGACCGAAAATCGGAGCTCCGCTCGCTTCGGAAAGCGCTCGCCGATGTCCCTCGCAAGAACGAGGCCCTGCAGGCACATGCCGTAATTATCGCTACGGGCGGCAACCCCACCGGTATCGCCGATACGTTTCGCCTCCCCCTCACTTCGCTGCGCCCCATCCTCTGCCCCGTATCGGCAACGGTCGTTGGCGATCGGGCGGCACTCAAGACGTTGGATGGCCTGCGCGTCCGTGCCCGCTTGACGCTCGCCCACAATCATAATGAGCTCTGGCACGAAGACGGTGAAGTGCTGTTTCGAACCTTCGGTATCTCGGGCGTCGCTGTCTTCAACCTCTCTCGTCGTATCCAGCACGGCGATACGATCCTGCTCGACGTTTTCCCCGACCTCTCCAAAGACGAGTTGCTCGATATGCTCAACCGGCGCGTTGAGCTGCTCGGCGGCTTTTCGCCCCGCGATCCCCGTTGGCTCGACGGCATGCTCGCCCCGCAACTCTCCCGCGTCGTCTGCACAGCGTTCGAGCAGTGCCATCCAGGCTCCAACGATGTCATCCACCTGGTCTCGATCCTCAAACACTTTAAGTTGCTCGTCGAGGGAACAGCCGAGGAGCGCTCAGCGCAGGTCACGCGTGGTGGCATATCTGTCGAGAGTATCTCAACACCCAGCCTACGCGCGCGCAGCGTTGTCGACGCCCCGCTTTACGTCTGCGGTGAAGCGCTCGACATCGACGCCGATTGCGGAGGCTTTAACCTTGCGTGGGCCTGGATCTCGGGCATTCGCGCTGCAAGCAGCCTGTAGCCGCGCAGTCTATAATCAAAAACGCATTCGGGCCGTCTGGGATACCGGACGGCCTCTTTCTTGCCTCTAAGGAGACCTCGATGATTGAAATCACCCAAGTCAACGCGTCGCTCGATGAAGCCGGCGATGAAAATGCCTGTCTCATTGTTGGCAAGCGAGTCGCCAAGCGCGTCCTACGTTGCAAGGACTCCGAAATCAAGTCCATCGAGCTCCACCGCAAGTCAATCGACGCTCGCAAAAAACGAGACGTCCATTTTATCCTGAGCTTTCGTGTTGAGCTGACTAGTCCCCACCTCGAGCGAGAAGCGGTCGACAGCGTTGCCGAGCGTGACCGCTCGCGCGTACGCGCGATAGAAGACGATGAGCCTTCATTCCCCTCCCCCGCCTCCGACGCACCTCAAGAACGCCCTGTCGTTGTCGGCGCCGGATGCGCCGGCCTTTTCGCTGCGCTTACGCTCGCCGAAGCAGGTCTTAAGCCCTTGCTCATTGAGCGCGGCGACCCGGCATTTCGCCGCTCGCGGGCGATCGATCTCTTTCTAAAGGAGCGCATCCTCGACCCCGAGAGCAATATCCAGTTTGGCCTGGGCGGCGCGGGGACCTTCTCGGACGGCAAGCTCAATACGGGAACAAAAAATCCCGCCCATCGCCTTATCCTCGAAACCTTCGTCGAGGCGGGTGCGCCCCGCGATATTCTGTGGGATGCCAAGCCGCACATTGGCTCCGACATCCTTCCCACGGTTGTCACCGCTATATCCCAGCGCATCGAGCAGCTCGGAGGTGTCGTCCGTTATCGAACGAAGCTCGTCGACATTCGCATCGACGTGTCTGGCGCCATCACC
Protein-coding regions in this window:
- the murJ gene encoding murein biosynthesis integral membrane protein MurJ, translating into MGSSDYSTVGRSAGLMTILTIVSRVTGFIRTWAMAAAIGMSLLSSSYQVANNLPNMLYELVMGGMLVTAFLPVYMGVRREQGREASNEYVGNLLGILLLVLGGISLLGTVFAPGFIWTQSFLSGDGGSMDTAAFMFRFFAIQILFYGLGSVFSGVLNAHRDYFWSTFAPVLNNVIVIASFMGFAPVSAQFGERAGIILIAAGTTLGVFVQMACQIPALGKHGVHPHIHIDFKDPALRQTIALGIPTLLATVCMFVSTSITNAAALVVQPETGPSVIAYARLWYTLPYALIAASLSTALYTELSHDAQEKDYDSVRTGISRGVAQMLFFLIPFALYLIVFARPLNMIYCAGKFDESGVALVSEFLIYLALSLPLYGVVVLMQKSFSALLDMKPYSRYCLYSAIGQAGSVLLFGVVLGFGMPAIALSYVVDYVILVGCSLWWLRRRLRGLQVKSILHGGFFGLLLGGLGAAAGAGVMRALEHFVGALGGSILITLGYVCVAGVVSLAVTFGLAVVLKMPEVSALIRRK
- a CDS encoding LTA synthase family protein; the protein is MTEDIPLEITSSDMANLPIFIAVLIVAIVVVRVYFSIKRNEKPPIARVFWCATLLIPLGVVAAWVTNQLLVNEGSSLWVLSYSALGAAAVMLLVEPLVSGLIDQTDLTTGTVACICRDILVIAAVSALSFVSLEIACNETFYRIPANSFGFSVGLLATVLLSLYLLGQRHGGVMALVPVVCCILGIAEHFVITFKGEAILPSDILALGTAMEVSEGYEFTFTAGIVTSLALLEISLGLLSLIRPRKLRTPTHVFPAIAANLCAFLLVTVVGLSGFSNIDLEQALDFGFDRWQPITTYASQGFITSFTEMVNELPIEKPEDYTPDEAQSIEQELATVYDSTYGSSEQRAAAVAQFNEIKPTIVAVMNESFSDLSCFEQLQTAGYTGPAFYNSLPDTLVRGTMLASVAGGGTANSEFEFLTGATTAFVGLGKIPYQLYQMNGVNSLAKDLKELGYTATAMHPQNPVNYHRDKIYQQLGFGDFLSIGDFEGAPYYHAGVCDYATYDKILDLLRTDEAPQFIFDVTMQNHGGYDYGTVPAEELTNYWVEGASEGANSALNTYLTCINASDRDLEYFINELRNIGRPVVLVFFGDHQPSAATTLNDELYPQEDTASHAFRIYQSTYLVWANYEIAGNTELNVYDTVGANEIAAITLNKIGAPLTNYQKALLATRSDVPTINVAGYLGADGLRYDLESEDSPYASTIDKLQRMQYFEFASKVQ
- a CDS encoding NAD(P)/FAD-dependent oxidoreductase, whose protein sequence is MNTSALYDVLVIGGGASGLAAAITAARAGKSVCIVERDVACGLKLLATGNGRCNLSNESIDPQRYNHPAFVESVMGPQPEQELMGFFSSLGIMTTSEEGRLYPRSLRAESVRDALLSVCDRLGITLICGANVASAHKASEGWALQIDRPARPLKAKKHDDRKSELRSLRKALADVPRKNEALQAHAVIIATGGNPTGIADTFRLPLTSLRPILCPVSATVVGDRAALKTLDGLRVRARLTLAHNHNELWHEDGEVLFRTFGISGVAVFNLSRRIQHGDTILLDVFPDLSKDELLDMLNRRVELLGGFSPRDPRWLDGMLAPQLSRVVCTAFEQCHPGSNDVIHLVSILKHFKLLVEGTAEERSAQVTRGGISVESISTPSLRARSVVDAPLYVCGEALDIDADCGGFNLAWAWISGIRAASSL
- the uvrA gene encoding excinuclease ABC subunit UvrA → MSDSSIVIRGAREHNLRDIDVSIPRDQLVVITGLSGSGKSSLAFDTIYAEGQRRYVESLSSYARQFLGQMDKPDLDSIDGLSPAVSIDQKTTSKNPRSTVGTVTEIYDYLRLLFARVGTPHCPECGRVIERQTTDQVADKVLAAGEGRRAFVLAPVVRGRKGEYTKLFEDLRAEGFSRVRVDGEVRSLDDPIDLDKKFKHDIEVVVDRIVIRENSLGRIAESVEQATALAHGNVNVYLLPDRDAPEGTEGELLEYSLALACPEHGHSIDDLQPRDFSFNAPYGACPECDGLGFKKTVDAEALIEDPSKSIADGVFGSLFGNSNYYPQIFAAVCKHFKVSADTPWEDLPPRVRRAFLDGLGDTKISVDYQKLDGRRSQWDTKFSGVRNILYERYTETTNENTKARLEKYIREEPCSTCHGARLRSEMLAVTVGGKSIYEVCCLSCRESLEFFEGLELTERQQFIGGRIVKEILERLRFLVDVGLDYLTLDRASATLSGGEAQRIRLATQIGAGLMGVLYILDEPSIGLHQRDNERLIKTLERLRDIGNTVIVVEHDEDTIRAADYVIDMGPGAGVNGGHVVAAGTPADIMACPESMTGAYLTGKRMIRVPDERRKPGRGCLKITGARANNLKNVTAKIEFGTLTVVTGVSGSGKSSLVTDTIAPALTNAIHRSTRPVGPYKKIEGIECIDKVIDIDQSPIGRTPRSNPATYIGLWDDLRALFASTPESKARGYSPGRFSFNVSGGRCEACKGDGQIKIEMHFLPDIYVPCEVCGGKRYNRETLEVTYRGKTISDVLDMSVTEALAFFGNIPQIKRKLQTLYDVGLGYVSLGQPATTLSGGEAQRVKLAKELHRRQTGKTFYILDEPTTGLHFEDVRQLLDVLQRLVDAGNTVLVIEHNLDVIKVADRLIDMGPEGGNGGGTVVVSGTPEQVADCPQSYTGKFLAPLLRRDRERQAQLDAQ
- a CDS encoding Mrp/NBP35 family ATP-binding protein, producing MGCEHAQAAGGQTSPSQFEENTLSEVKRVIAVLSGKGGVGKSFVTGAIATELARHGHKVGVLDADITGPSIPKMFGMSGRHVHALGNLMLPEISEHGVKVMSSNLLLQNETDPVLWRGPVIAGAIRQFWSETSWGPIDYLLVDMPPGTGDVALTVFQSLPVDGIVIVTSPQDLVSMIVAKAVNMAEKMNVPILGIVENMSYIECPDCGKKIEVFGKSKLPEVAERYNLDILGQLPINPALAEACDKGEVETALPDGMLPKAVSAVEAITPHETDEA
- the ybaK gene encoding Cys-tRNA(Pro) deacylase — translated: MAKAVKTPKTNAMRELESAGISYVLHTYEDDGDESVGLGVAISEQLGEEPGQGFKTLVCVTPSNDYVVCCIPVADELDLKSAARAAGEKSLAMMHVKDLLAATGYVRGGCSPVGMKKRYRTLIDETCVLWDTIFISGGKRGYQLELAPDDLIAFCGATFAAITRED